One Prunus dulcis chromosome 8, ALMONDv2, whole genome shotgun sequence DNA window includes the following coding sequences:
- the LOC117636690 gene encoding protein EXECUTER 1, chloroplastic-like, with product MASISAPTPSPHKLHFSNPRPYPSSVGKRPFYPSPSPSSQTRFRFPDSSLCRCQNPSSSSSSESIQWRWDSALQGLIQNAIERLDSYFNFKPQGDSQNAPFESGNGDEPDWDWDRWRQHFLEVEEQERLLSLLKSQLGHAVYTEDFQDAARLKVAIAAAATNDVVGRVIFHLNRAVQEERYQDAAFFRDNAGAGLVGWWAGLSKDKKDPHGLIIRVTAEHGRYVARSYSPRQLATAAAGVPLFEIFVTANKNGEYRQQAVFLKRGGVFEDSSPVSSKALDATSSLNSLDSTEEKSDLLVAGSEDAEDGDDGDDDSDLSEGLSGFQSILRDMIPNVKVKVLKVTSPGKVDRDLISKVIEQIIEEDDEDKDSEIESLEAEDDEQVEDDEETDVIELDADPGIIQSAERREIAVKVVVGGPGQKISSRPPTKNLLRVPAKIEKKGRLSFSFTVEKDIDQQDSQEKERSSVDKKAKLGGQRSIDNVMFDLAKFIGKEKIPLKVLKDVGELINLALSQVNNHQPLSGSTTFNRIEMANSTDPLNGLYIGAHGLYTSEVIHLRRKFGQWKEDGGTQEPSNLEFYEYVEALKLTGDPYVPAGQVAFRAKIGKRYQLPHKGIIPEEFGVVARYKGQGRLAEPGFRNPRWVDGELVILDGKYIKGGPVVGFVYWAPEYHFLVFFNRLRLQQ from the exons atgGCTTCCATATCTGCTCCAACCCCAAGCCCCCACAAGCTCCACTTCTCCAACCCCAGACCATACCCTTCCTCCGTTGGGAAAagaccattttacccttctccttccccttcctccCAAACCCGCTTCAGGTTTCCCGATTCGTCCCTCTGCCGATGCCAGaacccttcttcttcctcctcctccgaGTCAATTCAGTGGAGATGGGACTCTGCGCTCCAGGGTCTCATCCAAAATGCCATCGAACGCTTGGATTCCTACTTCAATTTTAAACCCCAAGGAGATTCCCAAAACGCACCGTTTGAGAGCGGTAACGGGGACGAGCCTGATTGGGACTGGGATCGCTGGCGCCAGCATTTCCTTGAGGTCGAAGAACAAGAGcgccttctctctcttctcaaG TCACAGTTGGGTCATGCTGTGTATACAGAGGACTTTCAGGATGCTGCTAGGCTCAAGGTTGCAATTGCCGCTGCAGCTACAAACGACGTCGTTGGCAGAGTCATTTTTCATCTCAAT agAGCTGTACAGGAAGAGCGATACCAGGACGCTGCATTTTTTCGAGATAATGCTGGTGCTGGATTG GTGGGTTGGTGGGCTGGCCTTTCAAAAGATAAGAAGGATCCTCATGGTTTAATTATACGAGTAACTGCAGAGCATGGAAGATATGTCGCAAGGAGTTATAGTCCCCG gCAGCTTGCTACGGCTGCAGCTGGTGTACCATTGTTTGAGATATTTGTAACAGCAAATAAGAATGGCGAATACAGACAGCAG GCTGTGTTTTTAAAGCGAGGAGGAGTTTTTGAGGATTCTTCACCAGTTAGCTCCAAAGCATTGGATGCCACTAGTAGCTTGAATTCTTTAGATTCAACTGAAGAAAAAAGTGATCTACTTGTTGCGGGCAGTGAAGATGCTGAAGATGGTGATGATGGGGATGATGATTCTGATCTTTCTGAGGGACTTTCTGGTTTTCAGAGTATCTTGAGGGATATGATTCCTAATGTGAAGGTCAAGGTTTTGAAAGTGACATCACCAGGGAAGGTAGACAGGGATCTAATATCGAAAGTGATTGAACAGATTATtgaggaagatgatgaagataagGATAGTGAAATAGAGAGTTTAGAAgctgaagatgatgaacaGGTTGAGGATGACGAAGAGACAGATGTGATTGAACTGGATGCTGATCCTGGAATTATTCAAAGTGCAGAGCGACGTGAAATTGCAGTTAAAGTAGTTGTTGGTGGTCCTGGGCAGAAAATATCAAGCAGGCCCCCTACAAAAAATTTGCTCCGAGTACCTGCTAAAATAGAGAAGAAGGGACGTTTATCATTTTCCTTTACTGTTGAGAAAGATATTGACCAACAGGATTCCCAAGAAAAGGAACGGTCGTCAGTAGATAAAAAAGCTAAACTTGGAGGTCAACGTAGCATTGACAATGTTATGTTTGATCTCGCTAAGTTCATTGGTAAAGAGAAGATACCATTGAAG GTACTCAAGGATGTTGGCGAGTTAATAAATCTTGCTCTTAGCCAGGTTAACAACCATCAACCACTGTCAGGATCAACCACTTTCAATCGCATTGAAATGGCTAATTCTACAGATCCTTTAAATG GACTTTACATTGGTGCACATGGGCTCTACACCTCAGAAGTGATTCACCTTAGACGTAAATTTGGTCAATGGAAAGAGGATGGTGGTACTCAGGAGCCTTCAAACCTTGAGTTTTATGAATATGTAGAAGCCTTAAAACTTACTGGGGATCCTTATGTACCGGCTGGCCAG GTGGCATTTCGTGCAAAGATTGGGAAAAGGTATCAGCTTCCTCATAAAGGGATCATACCAGAAGAATTTGGAGTG GTTGCTCGATATAAAGGGCAGGGGAGACTTGCTGAGCCAGGGTTTCGCAATCCTCGATGGGTCGATGGTGAACTTGTTATTCTTGATGGGaag TACATTAAGGGTGGACCTGTTGTTGGATTTGTTTATTGGGCTCCGGAGTATCATTTCTTGGTGTTCTTCAATCGACTGAGGCTTCAACAGTAG
- the LOC117612160 gene encoding beta-ureidopropionase, with amino-acid sequence MEKPAQNTDAQNGQVQEATKASSDGSVCGYDSLHHLLSENLKPHIFQEVNRILLGLNRGKAPETISLPESAKALSSGRNFDLQAFCFLADKELLREPRIVRVGLIQNSIALPTTAHFLDQKRAIFEKLRPIIDAAGAAGVNVLCLQEAWTMPFAFCTREKRWCEFAEPVDGESTRFLQDFARMYNMVIISPILERDVNHGETLWNTAVIIGNNGNIIGKHRKNHIPRVGDFNESTYYMEGNTGHPVFETAYGKIAVNICYGRHHPLNWLAFGLNGAEIVFNPSATVGELSEPMWPIEARNAAIANSYFVGSINRVGTEVFPNPFTSGDGKPEHADFGHFYGSSHFSAPDASCTPSLSRHRDGLLISDVDLNLCRQIKDKWGFRMTARYELYADLLAQYLKPDFEPQVISDPLLHKKSP; translated from the exons ATGGAAAAACCAGCCCAAAACACTGACGCCCAAAATGGGCAAGTTCAAGAAGCAACCAAGGCTTCCAGCGACGGTTCTGTTTGTGGGTACGATTCACTTCACCACCTCCTCAGCGAAAATCTCAAGCCCCATATTTTTCAG GAAGTCAACCGTATTCTTTTGGGTCTGAATCGCGGTAAGGCACCTGAAACAATCTCTCTCCCAGAATCTGCTAAAGCACTCTCTTCAGGACGTAATTTTGACCTCCAG GCCTTCTGCTTTCTTGCTGACAAAGAGTTGTTGAGAGAACCTCGAATAGTTAGGGTCGGTCTCATTCAAAACTCTATAGCTCTTCCAACTACTGCTCACTTTTTGGACCAGAAGAGGGCtatttttgagaaattaagGCCAATAATTGATGCTGCAGGTGCTGCAGGTGTCAATGTATTATGCTTGCAG GAAGCATGGACAATGCCATTTGCCTTTTGTACACGGGAGAAGAGGTGGTGTGAATTTGCAGAGCCTGTAGACGGGGAATCAACTCGATTCCTCCAGGATTTTGCACGCATGTACAACATGGTCATTATAAGTCCAATTCTTGAGAGGGATGTCAACCATGGAGAGACTCTCTGGAACACTGCTGTCATAATTGGAAATAATGGGAACATAATTGGCAAGCATCGAAAG AACCATATACCAAGAGTTGGCGACTTCAATGAGAGTACGTATTATATGGAAGGAAATACTGGCCATCCAGTCTTTGAGACAGCTTATGGAAAAATTGCTGTTAACATATGCTATGGAAGGCACCATCCTTTAAATTGGTTAGCATTTGGCTTGAATGGTGCAGAGATTGTTTTCAACCCTTCCGCCACTGTTGGTGAACTCAGTGAACCGATGTGGCCCATTGAG GCCCGTAATGCTGCAATTGCAAACAGTTACTTTGTTGGGTCAATCAACCGTGTAGGGACTGAGGTTTTTCCAAATCCATTTACTTCCGGTGATGGAAAGCCGGAACATGCAGATTTCGGGCATTTCTACGGATCCAGCCATTTTTCAGCCCCAGATGCCTCGTGCACTCCTTCTCTATCACGCCATAGGGATGGGTTGTTGATCTCAGACGTGGACCTCAACCTGTGTAGGCAGATAAAAGACAAGTGGGGATTCCGAATGACTGCTCGTTATGAGCTGTATGCTGACTTGCTTGCTCAGTATTTGAAGCCGGATTTTGAGCCCCAAGTCATTTCTGATCCCTTGTTACACAAGAAGTCTCCCTAA